Proteins encoded within one genomic window of Falco biarmicus isolate bFalBia1 chromosome 14, bFalBia1.pri, whole genome shotgun sequence:
- the CCNB3 gene encoding G2/mitotic-specific cyclin-B3 isoform X1, which produces MWRPLRWEPLLLWGAEVSLGLVSPRCWERKGVGALTSFSRGQGAASSASQQGASGEGGGAPCSPLPEEERTGPSLHPPRGCLREGLGVCPCCTPRPRRDNCPVLPQPLRLSLGAGSCLHQALLCSQFADRPRERMSSRNAKMLTTRQLCTGKVGSAAENANPEKEENCQAKRSPSSPQGGPKKRSAFGDITNAHKNHGVAGKKEAVKVAPHKAQRAHAALGVAKNNEINLKKSLKKTPPREAPTEPKTDHVPAETVPVQVPAVEDIDKEQLGDPYANAEYAKDIFEYMRGREEKFMLPDYMEKQPDISRDMRAILVDWMVEVQENFELNHETLYLAVKLVDHYLVEVVSMRDKLQLIGSTAILIASKFEERCPPCVDDFLYICDDAYNREELIAMEMSILSTLKFDINIPIPYRFLRRFAKCAHATMETLTLARFLCEMTLQEYDYAQESPSKLAASCLLLALTMKNLGGWTPTLEYYSGYRSQDLHPLVKRLNFLLTYQPQDNLKAVRTKYSHRVFFEVAKVTPMDMLKLEEVLKSC; this is translated from the exons ATGTGGAGACCCCTGCGCTGGGAGCCCCTGCTCCTCTGGGGTGCAGAGGTGTCCCTCGGCCTAGTTTCCCCCCGGTGTTGGGAGCGTAAGGGAGTGGGAGCCCTTACATCCTTCTCCagggggcagggagctgcctcCTCAGCCTCTCAGCAGGGTGCTTCTGGTGAGGGTGGTGGGGCTCCGTGTTCCCCCCTCCCGGAGGAGGAGCGCACCGGCCCTTCCTTGCACCCTCCCCGGGGCTGCCtcagggaggggctgggggtctGTCCCTGCTGCACTCCCCGTCCTAGGAGGGACAACTGCCCtgtcctcccccagcccctcaggcTGTCCCTGGGGGCAGGTAGCTGCCTGCAtcaagccctgctctgctcccagttTGCTGACAGGCCGAGGGAGAGGATGTCGTCACGCAATGCCAAGATGCTGAccaccaggcagctctgcacaggcaaggtgggctctgctgcagagaatGCCAACCCTGAGAAG GAGGAGAACTGTCAAGCCAAGAGGTCTCCATCATCGCCCCAGGGTGGGCCCAAGAAGAGGTCGGCATTTGGGGACATCACCAAT GCTCACAAGAACCATGGGGTGGCAGGGAAGAAGGAGGCTGTGAAAGTGGCACCGCACAAGGCACAGAGGGCCCATGCCGCCCTGGGGGTGGCCAAGAACAATGAGATCAACCTGAAAAA GTCACTGAAGAAAACTCCCCCAAGAGAGGCCCCCACAGAGCCCAAGACGGACCATGTGCCAGCAGAGACAGTGCCTGTGCAG GTACCAGCAGTGGAGGACATAGACAAGGAGCAGCTGGGTGACCCCTATGCCAATGCAGAGTATGCCAAGGATATCTTTGAATACATGCGGGGAAGAGAG GAGAAATTCATGCTCCCCGACTACATGGAGAAGCAGCCAGACATCAGCAGGGACATGCGTGCCATCCTGGTGGACTGGATGGTGGAGGTGCAG GAGAACTTTGAGCTGAACCATGAGACGCTATACCTGGCTGTGAAGCTGGTGGACCACTACCTGGTGGAGGTGGTGAGCATGAGGGACAAGCTGCAGCTCATTGGCTCCACCGCCATCCTCATTGCCTCCAAATTTGAG GAGCGGTGCCCACCATGTGTGGATGACTTCCTCTACATCTGCGATGATGCCTACAATCGGGAAGAGCTCATTGCTATGGAGATGAGCATCCTCAGCACCCTCAAGTTTGACATAAACATCCCCATCCCATACCGGTTCCTGCGACGCTTTGCCAAG TGTGCCCATGCCACCATGGAGACTCTGACGCTGGCCCGCTTCCTCTGCGAGATGACCCTCCAGGAGTATGACTATGCCCAGGAGAGCCCCTCaaagctggctgccagctgcctgctgctggcgCTCACCATGAAGAACCTTGGTGGCTGG ACTCCCACGCTGGAGTACTACAGTGGGTACCGCTCCCAGGATCTGCATCCCCTGGTGAAGAGGCTGAATTTCCTGCTCACGTACCAGCCCCAAGACAATCTGAAGGCTGTGCGCACAAAGTACTCGCACAG GGTCTTCTTTGAGGTTGCCAAAGTCACCCCCATGGACATGCTCAAGCTGGAGGAGGTACTGAAGAGCTGCTAG
- the CCNB3 gene encoding G2/mitotic-specific cyclin-B3 isoform X2, whose amino-acid sequence MSSRNAKMLTTRQLCTGKVGSAAENANPEKEENCQAKRSPSSPQGGPKKRSAFGDITNAHKNHGVAGKKEAVKVAPHKAQRAHAALGVAKNNEINLKKSLKKTPPREAPTEPKTDHVPAETVPVQVPAVEDIDKEQLGDPYANAEYAKDIFEYMRGREEKFMLPDYMEKQPDISRDMRAILVDWMVEVQENFELNHETLYLAVKLVDHYLVEVVSMRDKLQLIGSTAILIASKFEERCPPCVDDFLYICDDAYNREELIAMEMSILSTLKFDINIPIPYRFLRRFAKCAHATMETLTLARFLCEMTLQEYDYAQESPSKLAASCLLLALTMKNLGGWTPTLEYYSGYRSQDLHPLVKRLNFLLTYQPQDNLKAVRTKYSHRVFFEVAKVTPMDMLKLEEVLKSC is encoded by the exons ATGTCGTCACGCAATGCCAAGATGCTGAccaccaggcagctctgcacaggcaaggtgggctctgctgcagagaatGCCAACCCTGAGAAG GAGGAGAACTGTCAAGCCAAGAGGTCTCCATCATCGCCCCAGGGTGGGCCCAAGAAGAGGTCGGCATTTGGGGACATCACCAAT GCTCACAAGAACCATGGGGTGGCAGGGAAGAAGGAGGCTGTGAAAGTGGCACCGCACAAGGCACAGAGGGCCCATGCCGCCCTGGGGGTGGCCAAGAACAATGAGATCAACCTGAAAAA GTCACTGAAGAAAACTCCCCCAAGAGAGGCCCCCACAGAGCCCAAGACGGACCATGTGCCAGCAGAGACAGTGCCTGTGCAG GTACCAGCAGTGGAGGACATAGACAAGGAGCAGCTGGGTGACCCCTATGCCAATGCAGAGTATGCCAAGGATATCTTTGAATACATGCGGGGAAGAGAG GAGAAATTCATGCTCCCCGACTACATGGAGAAGCAGCCAGACATCAGCAGGGACATGCGTGCCATCCTGGTGGACTGGATGGTGGAGGTGCAG GAGAACTTTGAGCTGAACCATGAGACGCTATACCTGGCTGTGAAGCTGGTGGACCACTACCTGGTGGAGGTGGTGAGCATGAGGGACAAGCTGCAGCTCATTGGCTCCACCGCCATCCTCATTGCCTCCAAATTTGAG GAGCGGTGCCCACCATGTGTGGATGACTTCCTCTACATCTGCGATGATGCCTACAATCGGGAAGAGCTCATTGCTATGGAGATGAGCATCCTCAGCACCCTCAAGTTTGACATAAACATCCCCATCCCATACCGGTTCCTGCGACGCTTTGCCAAG TGTGCCCATGCCACCATGGAGACTCTGACGCTGGCCCGCTTCCTCTGCGAGATGACCCTCCAGGAGTATGACTATGCCCAGGAGAGCCCCTCaaagctggctgccagctgcctgctgctggcgCTCACCATGAAGAACCTTGGTGGCTGG ACTCCCACGCTGGAGTACTACAGTGGGTACCGCTCCCAGGATCTGCATCCCCTGGTGAAGAGGCTGAATTTCCTGCTCACGTACCAGCCCCAAGACAATCTGAAGGCTGTGCGCACAAAGTACTCGCACAG GGTCTTCTTTGAGGTTGCCAAAGTCACCCCCATGGACATGCTCAAGCTGGAGGAGGTACTGAAGAGCTGCTAG